From the Cryptosporangium aurantiacum genome, one window contains:
- a CDS encoding MFS transporter translates to MSQTAVPTSPFALLRRPVVARLLASSLLGRLPTGMVPVALVLFSRGESAGYGVAGLLAAAYTAGSAIGGPVLARWMDRTGQTRVIVGAGVACSVALALLPFVGTVGGIVVAVVAGVATPPVEPGLRAIWPTVLPAPDVPRVYALDAASQELVFVTGPLLVLVAGSFGSAGGLYAAAAIGLVGTLWFAAAPQSRGWRPEEVEERHWAGALRPPRLRRVYLGMLLVGLTVGTFPVAAAAFGEASGDRGWATWLVAANASGALIGGVWFSGRSERVSPGRVLPWLLCGLGVGYLPLAFVPTTSGVFPLALVLSVVSGLFLPLIITLVFLVIDRLAPTGTVTEAFAWLITAFLVGSSIGAAIAGALIAAVSVAAVFAVASAASLLGAVPMIRLLPRESA, encoded by the coding sequence ATGTCGCAGACTGCTGTCCCCACGTCCCCGTTCGCGCTGCTCCGCCGGCCCGTCGTGGCGCGCCTGCTCGCGTCCAGCCTGCTCGGACGCCTACCGACCGGCATGGTGCCGGTCGCGCTCGTCCTCTTCAGCCGCGGCGAATCGGCCGGCTACGGGGTCGCGGGCCTGCTCGCCGCCGCGTACACCGCGGGCTCGGCGATCGGCGGGCCGGTCCTCGCCCGCTGGATGGACCGCACCGGCCAGACCCGGGTGATCGTCGGCGCGGGGGTCGCGTGTTCGGTCGCCCTCGCGCTGTTGCCGTTCGTCGGCACGGTCGGCGGCATCGTGGTCGCCGTGGTCGCGGGCGTCGCCACACCGCCGGTGGAACCCGGGCTCCGGGCGATCTGGCCGACCGTGCTGCCCGCGCCGGATGTTCCCCGGGTCTACGCGCTGGACGCCGCCTCGCAGGAGCTGGTGTTCGTCACCGGCCCGCTGCTGGTGCTCGTCGCCGGGAGCTTCGGCTCGGCAGGCGGCCTGTACGCGGCCGCGGCGATCGGGCTGGTCGGCACGCTCTGGTTCGCGGCTGCTCCGCAGTCACGGGGCTGGCGTCCGGAGGAGGTCGAGGAGCGGCACTGGGCCGGAGCACTGCGTCCGCCCCGGTTGCGCCGCGTCTACCTCGGCATGCTGCTGGTCGGCCTGACCGTCGGGACGTTCCCGGTCGCGGCGGCCGCGTTCGGCGAAGCATCCGGGGACCGGGGCTGGGCCACCTGGCTGGTCGCGGCGAACGCCAGCGGTGCGCTGATCGGCGGCGTCTGGTTCTCCGGCCGGTCCGAGCGGGTGTCGCCGGGCCGGGTGTTGCCCTGGCTGCTCTGCGGGCTCGGCGTCGGCTACCTGCCGCTCGCCTTTGTCCCGACGACGTCCGGCGTGTTCCCGCTCGCGCTCGTGCTGAGCGTCGTCAGCGGGTTGTTCCTGCCGCTGATCATCACGCTGGTGTTCCTGGTGATCGACCGCCTCGCGCCGACCGGCACGGTGACCGAGGCGTTCGCCTGGCTGATCACCGCGTTCCTGGTCGGCAGCTCGATCGGGGCCGCGATCGCCGGTGCGCTGATCGCTGCCGTGTCGGTCGCCGCGGTGTTCGCGGTGGCCTCGGCCGCCTCGCTGCTCGGCGCGGTGCCGATGATCCGGCTACTTCCCCGAGAGAGCGCCTAG
- the tsaE gene encoding tRNA (adenosine(37)-N6)-threonylcarbamoyltransferase complex ATPase subunit type 1 TsaE → MELTTPDDTRALGRTLAPLLRAGDLIVLVGPLGAGKTQLAQGIGAGLGVRGAITSPTFVISRVHPPDPTRGGRLPLVHVDAYRLGGVAEVDDLDLDADVDSAVTVVEWGAGLVEQLTDGYLEIRLDRDDETEVRTATLVPHGGDWASRLTELGALSGK, encoded by the coding sequence ATGGAACTCACGACGCCCGACGACACCCGGGCGCTGGGCCGTACGCTGGCGCCGCTGCTCCGCGCCGGTGACCTGATCGTGCTGGTCGGCCCGCTGGGGGCCGGGAAGACCCAGCTCGCGCAGGGGATCGGTGCCGGGCTCGGCGTCCGCGGTGCGATCACCAGCCCGACGTTCGTCATCTCCCGAGTGCACCCCCCCGACCCGACCCGCGGCGGTCGGCTTCCCCTTGTCCACGTGGACGCCTACCGCCTCGGCGGTGTCGCGGAGGTCGACGACCTCGATCTGGACGCCGACGTGGACTCCGCGGTCACGGTGGTGGAGTGGGGCGCCGGGCTCGTCGAGCAGCTGACCGACGGTTACCTGGAGATCCGCCTCGACCGGGACGACGAGACCGAGGTCCGCACCGCCACGTTGGTGCCGCACGGCGGTGACTGGGCCTCGCGGCTGACCGAGCTAGGCGCTCTCTCGGGGAAGTAG
- a CDS encoding alpha/beta fold hydrolase — protein sequence MAKSDPKAAQAAAKVATESLAKGGMTAAFGLAGALVGALAAGAAAGVAAERFAVRRRRRAGDPYADEPFGALPYDSAQVVTADGVDLYVEIVEADGEPDLTVIFVHGFALDMGTWHFQRRVFTGHEDPRLRMVFYDQPGHGHSGPRPDGDYTIDQLADSLAEVIAKVAPDGPLVLAGHSMGGMTLMALAERHSELVLDRVVGVALISTSAGHLDDVALGFPPIVAWLRGALTPTLAKVLRWQPTMAERGRRSGSDLAYLLTERYGFGTSNPSPALVEYVERMNDGTKVEVIAGYLATLSQHDRYAALEAFADLETLVVCGDRDQLTPVEHTREIANLLPKAALLEIPDGGHCTLMEHADATNDALAQLFQRAAAVAAGRRPTTAPERTEVSAAKQRRGWARRAGKQQRRALDRILRRKGA from the coding sequence GTGGCGAAGAGTGACCCGAAGGCCGCGCAGGCGGCCGCCAAGGTGGCGACCGAGAGCCTGGCCAAGGGCGGGATGACGGCCGCGTTCGGCCTGGCCGGTGCGCTGGTCGGGGCGCTGGCCGCCGGTGCCGCTGCCGGCGTCGCCGCGGAGCGGTTCGCGGTACGCCGACGCCGCAGGGCTGGCGATCCGTACGCCGACGAGCCGTTCGGCGCGCTGCCGTACGACAGCGCGCAGGTCGTCACCGCCGACGGCGTCGACCTCTACGTCGAGATCGTCGAGGCCGACGGCGAGCCGGATCTGACCGTGATCTTCGTGCACGGCTTCGCGCTGGACATGGGGACCTGGCACTTCCAGCGGCGGGTGTTCACCGGTCACGAGGACCCGCGGCTGCGGATGGTCTTCTACGACCAGCCGGGCCACGGCCACTCGGGGCCACGCCCGGACGGTGACTACACGATCGACCAGCTCGCCGACTCGCTGGCCGAGGTGATCGCCAAGGTCGCGCCGGACGGGCCGCTGGTGCTGGCCGGCCACTCGATGGGCGGCATGACGCTGATGGCGCTCGCCGAACGCCATTCCGAGCTGGTGCTCGACCGGGTGGTCGGGGTCGCGCTGATCTCCACGTCGGCCGGTCACCTCGACGACGTCGCGCTCGGGTTCCCGCCGATCGTCGCGTGGCTGCGCGGTGCGCTCACCCCGACGCTGGCCAAGGTGCTGCGCTGGCAGCCGACGATGGCCGAGCGCGGACGCCGGTCCGGCAGCGACCTGGCCTACCTGCTCACCGAGCGCTACGGGTTCGGCACCTCGAACCCCAGCCCGGCGCTGGTCGAGTACGTCGAGCGGATGAACGACGGCACAAAGGTCGAGGTCATCGCCGGGTACCTGGCCACGCTGTCGCAGCACGACCGGTACGCGGCGCTGGAGGCGTTCGCGGACCTGGAAACGCTCGTCGTCTGTGGGGACCGCGATCAGCTCACCCCGGTCGAGCACACCCGCGAGATCGCGAACCTGCTGCCGAAGGCGGCGCTGCTGGAGATCCCGGACGGCGGCCACTGCACGCTGATGGAGCACGCCGACGCCACTAACGACGCGCTCGCCCAGCTGTTCCAGCGCGCCGCGGCGGTGGCGGCCGGGCGGCGTCCCACGACGGCGCCCGAGCGAACCGAGGTCTCGGCCGCGAAGCAGCGCCGTGGGTGGGCGCGTCGGGCCGGGAAGCAGCAGCGGCGTGCGCTGGATCGGATCCTCCGCCGGAAGGGTGCCTGA
- the alr gene encoding alanine racemase: MVQAEAVIDLDAIRANTAYLAERAATRSAATMAVVKADGYGHGAVPSARAALAGGATWLGVSTVGEALELRAAGIDSPLLSWLNAPGTDFTAAVVSDVDLGVPSIPLLDDVVASAKRADRTARVHLKVDTGLGRSGATPADWPDLLTAAAKATAEGTVEVVGVWSHFACADEPGHPSIAAQIGVFHEALEVADRHGVHPQLRHMANSAGTLTLPEAYFDLVRPGVSIYGLSPNPGHVPAEALRPAMTLRGRVLIAKRVPAGHGVSYGHTYHTSAPTTLAVVPLGYGDGVPRHASSVGPLLLGGVRRRIAGRVCMDQFVVDVGDDPVSDGDEAVLFGPGDRGEPTADDWAEAVGTINYEIVTRIGARVPRTYVGAGA; the protein is encoded by the coding sequence ATGGTGCAAGCGGAAGCGGTGATCGACCTCGATGCGATCCGCGCGAACACCGCCTACCTGGCGGAGCGCGCGGCAACCCGGTCGGCGGCGACGATGGCCGTGGTCAAAGCAGACGGTTACGGCCACGGCGCGGTGCCGTCGGCCCGCGCGGCGCTCGCCGGCGGTGCGACCTGGCTCGGCGTGTCCACGGTCGGTGAGGCGCTCGAGCTCCGGGCCGCAGGCATCGACTCTCCGCTGCTCAGCTGGCTCAACGCGCCGGGCACCGACTTCACCGCCGCGGTGGTGAGCGACGTGGATCTGGGCGTGCCGAGCATCCCGCTGCTGGACGACGTCGTCGCCTCCGCGAAGCGAGCCGACCGGACGGCCCGGGTGCACCTGAAGGTCGACACCGGACTCGGGCGCTCCGGGGCGACCCCGGCCGACTGGCCGGATCTGCTCACCGCGGCGGCGAAGGCGACGGCGGAGGGCACGGTCGAGGTGGTCGGTGTCTGGAGCCACTTCGCCTGCGCCGACGAGCCGGGCCACCCGTCGATCGCCGCACAGATCGGTGTGTTCCATGAGGCGCTGGAGGTCGCTGACCGGCACGGCGTCCACCCGCAGCTGCGGCACATGGCGAACTCGGCGGGCACGCTGACGCTGCCGGAGGCCTACTTCGACCTCGTGCGGCCCGGGGTGTCGATCTACGGGCTCTCGCCGAACCCGGGCCACGTGCCGGCCGAGGCGCTCCGGCCCGCGATGACGCTGCGCGGCCGGGTGCTGATCGCCAAGCGGGTACCGGCCGGACATGGCGTCTCGTACGGGCACACGTACCACACGAGCGCGCCGACCACGCTCGCCGTGGTCCCGCTCGGCTACGGCGACGGCGTCCCACGGCACGCGAGCAGCGTCGGCCCGCTGCTGCTCGGCGGGGTTCGCCGCCGTATCGCTGGCCGGGTCTGCATGGACCAGTTCGTCGTGGACGTCGGCGACGACCCGGTGTCCGACGGCGACGAAGCCGTCCTGTTCGGTCCCGGCGACCGGGGCGAACCCACCGCCGACGACTGGGCGGAAGCGGTCGGCACGATCAACTACGAGATCGTCACCCGAATCGGTGCGCGGGTGCCCCGCACATACGTCGGGGCAGGAGCGTAA
- a CDS encoding NAD(P)H-hydrate dehydratase, translating into MTGAWPVKAIRAAEREAMAHLPSGGLMRRAAAGLARRCAALLADAGGVYGARVVLLVGGGDNGGDALYAGAALARRGAVVRAVAGVQDERVHRAGLAALRAAGGRLVELTDLRDRPPVLVVDGLLGIGGHGGLRPDAARLASAADEWRANGAVLVAVDLPSGVDADTGEVAGAAITADVTVAFGSLKTGLLAGDGAVRAGLVEVVDIGLSFPEPPAARLVTAEAVSDWWPRPGPNDDKYTRGVVGIAAGSEQYPGAAILSTGGALSGPAGYVRYAGAARDAVRTAHPEVVSARSVAEAGRAQAWVVGSGLGTDDDAADAVRWVLSTDLPVLLDADGLTIVSRDLHLLRDRRAPTVLTPHDREFARLAGDVGPDRIDAARRAARDLGATVLLKGYRTVIAGPDDGPAYVVAAGVPELATAGTGDVLSGVIGSLLAGGLAPAEAAAAGAFVHGIAGRLASEAGPVVASRVLGRLPEAVGRVVS; encoded by the coding sequence CTGACCGGCGCCTGGCCGGTGAAGGCGATCCGGGCCGCCGAGCGCGAAGCGATGGCGCACCTCCCGTCCGGCGGGCTGATGCGCCGCGCCGCCGCCGGGCTGGCGCGGCGCTGCGCGGCTCTGCTGGCCGACGCGGGCGGCGTCTACGGAGCGCGGGTCGTCCTACTGGTCGGCGGTGGTGACAACGGCGGTGACGCGCTGTACGCGGGGGCCGCGCTCGCCCGCCGGGGTGCGGTGGTGCGTGCGGTCGCTGGTGTGCAGGACGAGCGGGTGCACCGGGCCGGGCTCGCCGCACTCCGCGCCGCCGGTGGCAGGCTGGTCGAGCTCACCGATCTCCGCGACCGGCCGCCGGTCCTTGTCGTCGACGGGCTGCTCGGCATCGGTGGCCACGGGGGACTGCGCCCGGACGCGGCCCGGCTCGCGTCCGCCGCCGACGAGTGGCGCGCGAACGGGGCGGTGCTGGTCGCGGTCGACCTGCCCAGCGGCGTCGACGCCGATACCGGTGAGGTCGCGGGCGCGGCGATTACCGCCGACGTCACGGTCGCGTTCGGCAGCCTGAAGACCGGGCTGCTGGCCGGTGACGGCGCGGTGCGGGCCGGTCTGGTCGAGGTCGTCGACATCGGCCTGAGCTTTCCGGAACCGCCCGCGGCCCGGCTGGTCACCGCCGAGGCGGTCAGCGACTGGTGGCCGCGCCCCGGCCCGAACGACGACAAGTACACCCGCGGCGTCGTCGGCATCGCGGCCGGGTCCGAGCAGTACCCGGGAGCGGCGATCCTGAGCACCGGTGGCGCGCTGTCCGGCCCGGCCGGATACGTCCGGTACGCCGGTGCGGCCCGCGATGCGGTCCGCACGGCGCACCCCGAGGTCGTCTCGGCGCGGTCGGTGGCCGAGGCCGGTCGGGCGCAGGCCTGGGTGGTGGGCTCGGGCCTCGGTACTGACGACGACGCGGCGGACGCCGTCCGCTGGGTGCTTTCCACGGACCTACCGGTGCTGCTGGACGCCGACGGGCTGACGATCGTCTCCCGTGATCTGCACCTGCTGCGCGACCGTAGGGCGCCGACCGTCCTCACGCCGCACGACCGGGAGTTCGCGCGGCTCGCCGGCGACGTCGGCCCGGACCGCATCGACGCCGCCCGCCGCGCCGCGCGGGACCTCGGCGCCACCGTCCTGCTCAAGGGCTACCGCACGGTGATCGCCGGCCCGGACGACGGTCCGGCGTACGTCGTGGCGGCCGGCGTCCCGGAACTCGCCACCGCAGGCACCGGCGACGTCCTCTCCGGAGTGATCGGTTCGCTGCTGGCCGGTGGGCTCGCCCCTGCCGAGGCGGCAGCGGCCGGCGCGTTCGTCCACGGCATCGCCGGGCGCCTCGCGAGCGAAGCCGGCCCGGTCGTCGCGTCCCGGGTACTCGGGCGGCTCCCGGAAGCGGTTGGACGCGTCGTGTCATAA
- a CDS encoding holo-ACP synthase codes for MIVSVGIDVVLVERFATAVARTPLLLDRLFTAGERLSRSGHPRSPESLAARFAAKEAVAKALGAPRGLAWHDCEIVPDADGRPWLTVTGTVAEVAARMKITRWHLSLSHDGGIASAMVVAEAA; via the coding sequence GTGATTGTCAGCGTCGGCATCGATGTGGTGCTCGTCGAGCGGTTCGCCACGGCCGTGGCGCGCACGCCGCTCCTCCTCGATCGCCTGTTCACGGCCGGGGAACGGCTGAGTCGGTCGGGCCATCCGCGGTCGCCGGAGTCGCTCGCGGCGCGGTTCGCCGCCAAGGAGGCCGTCGCGAAGGCGCTCGGCGCGCCGCGCGGCCTGGCGTGGCACGACTGCGAGATCGTCCCGGACGCCGACGGCCGCCCGTGGCTGACCGTGACCGGTACGGTCGCCGAGGTGGCCGCGCGGATGAAGATCACCCGCTGGCATCTGTCCCTTTCGCACGATGGCGGCATCGCGTCGGCGATGGTCGTCGCGGAGGCAGCGTGA
- a CDS encoding SDR family oxidoreductase, giving the protein MSAAVGGTVAGVAPLSGRVALVTGASRRVGIGAAIARRLVADGAAVLLHGWEPHDAEQPWGADADGLRSLASSLASDGARVAVAVADLVDPAAPRALVSSALDEFGGLDIVVANHARSVPWAPLSELTASEIDLSYAVNTRSTLLLVKEFAAVRAAAAELATPGADTTGRVVLLTSGQVHGPMPAEIPYAASKAALAGMTPSLAAALAPHSTVNCVNPGPTDTGWASDAVLDDVKLPFGRWGRPEDAANLIAWLAGPEGGWVTGQVISSDGGWSLRR; this is encoded by the coding sequence ATGTCGGCCGCGGTTGGTGGCACGGTGGCTGGCGTGGCACCTCTCTCTGGACGCGTAGCCCTGGTCACCGGCGCCAGCCGCCGAGTCGGCATCGGCGCCGCGATCGCCCGCCGGTTGGTGGCTGACGGGGCCGCGGTCCTGCTGCACGGGTGGGAGCCGCACGACGCGGAGCAGCCCTGGGGTGCGGACGCCGACGGGCTGCGTTCGCTGGCGTCCTCGCTGGCCTCGGACGGCGCCCGCGTCGCCGTCGCGGTGGCCGATCTGGTGGACCCGGCGGCGCCGCGCGCGCTCGTCAGCTCGGCGCTGGACGAGTTCGGCGGCCTGGACATCGTGGTCGCCAACCACGCGCGGTCGGTGCCGTGGGCGCCGCTGTCCGAGCTGACCGCGTCCGAGATCGACCTGTCGTACGCGGTCAACACGCGCTCCACGCTGCTGCTCGTGAAGGAGTTCGCCGCGGTTCGCGCAGCGGCTGCGGAACTGGCCACCCCGGGTGCGGACACCACCGGACGGGTCGTGCTGCTCACGTCGGGGCAGGTGCACGGGCCGATGCCCGCCGAGATCCCGTACGCGGCGAGCAAGGCGGCGCTCGCCGGCATGACGCCGAGCCTCGCCGCCGCACTCGCCCCGCACAGCACCGTGAACTGCGTCAACCCCGGCCCGACCGACACCGGGTGGGCGTCCGACGCGGTGCTGGACGACGTGAAACTGCCGTTCGGGCGCTGGGGACGCCCCGAGGACGCCGCGAACCTGATCGCGTGGCTCGCGGGGCCCGAGGGCGGCTGGGTCACCGGCCAGGTGATCAGCTCCGACGGCGGCTGGTCCCTAAGGCGCTGA
- the glmS gene encoding glutamine--fructose-6-phosphate transaminase (isomerizing): MCGIVGYTGPRRAVDIVVEGLRRLEYRGYDSAGVAVVDSAAGGGGRIGLEKKAGKLANLTAALAEPDSPVGPSDAGTAIGHTRWATHGGPTDRNAHPHLSADGSIAVIHNGIIENFAALRTELEDRGVEFRSDTDTEVAAHLVAEAYWSLDGQNLGHTSTDDTPGRLAEAMRIVCRRLEGAFTLLVVHRDVQGVVVGARRNSPMVAGRGQGENFLASDVSAFIEYTREAVELGQDQVVEVTADGIVVTDFAGGAAEVRDYHVDWDVSAAEKGGYDYFMLKEIAEQPQAIADTLRGRLTEHGEISLDEVRLSDQDLRDIDKIFVIGCGTSYNAGLVGKYAIEHWTRIPVEVELASEFRYRDPVLDRSTLVIAISQSGETMDTIMALRHAKEQKARVLAVCNTNGSTIPRESDGVLYTHAGPEIAVASTKAFVTQIIAVYLVGLHLAQIRGIKYSDEVAAIVDQLKATPDAVAEVLTTMEPVRKLARDLSGSQQVLFLGRHVGFPVALEGALKLKELAYMHAEGFAAGELKHGPISLIDDGVPVVITVPSPRGRSLLHDKIVSNIQEVRARGARTIVIAEEGDHAVEPYADHIIRVPRTTTLLAPLTTVVPLQVLACEIAAARGNDVDQPRNLAKSVTVE; encoded by the coding sequence ATGTGTGGAATCGTTGGCTACACGGGCCCGCGTCGTGCGGTGGACATCGTGGTGGAAGGCCTCCGTCGGTTGGAATATCGGGGGTACGACTCCGCCGGTGTCGCGGTGGTCGACTCCGCAGCCGGAGGCGGGGGCCGGATCGGCCTGGAGAAGAAGGCCGGCAAGCTGGCCAACCTGACGGCGGCGTTGGCAGAGCCCGACAGCCCGGTGGGGCCGAGTGACGCGGGCACCGCGATCGGTCACACCCGGTGGGCCACCCACGGTGGGCCGACCGACCGGAACGCGCACCCGCACCTGTCGGCCGACGGCAGCATCGCCGTGATCCACAACGGGATCATCGAGAACTTCGCCGCGCTCCGTACCGAGCTCGAGGACCGGGGCGTCGAGTTCCGCTCCGACACCGACACCGAGGTCGCCGCGCACCTGGTGGCCGAGGCGTACTGGTCGCTGGACGGGCAGAACCTCGGCCACACCAGCACCGACGACACCCCGGGCCGGCTGGCCGAGGCGATGCGCATCGTCTGCCGCCGTCTGGAGGGCGCGTTCACGCTGCTCGTCGTCCACCGGGACGTGCAGGGCGTCGTCGTCGGCGCGCGCCGCAACTCGCCGATGGTCGCCGGCCGTGGCCAGGGCGAGAACTTCCTCGCCTCCGACGTGTCCGCGTTCATCGAGTACACCCGCGAGGCCGTCGAGCTCGGCCAGGACCAGGTCGTCGAGGTCACCGCGGACGGGATCGTCGTCACCGACTTCGCCGGTGGCGCCGCCGAGGTGCGCGACTACCACGTCGACTGGGACGTCTCGGCCGCCGAGAAGGGCGGCTACGACTACTTCATGCTCAAGGAGATCGCCGAGCAGCCCCAGGCGATCGCCGACACGCTGCGCGGACGCCTGACCGAGCACGGCGAGATCTCGCTGGACGAGGTCCGCCTCTCCGACCAGGACCTCCGCGACATCGACAAGATCTTCGTCATCGGCTGCGGCACGAGCTACAACGCCGGGCTGGTCGGCAAGTACGCGATCGAGCACTGGACCCGGATCCCGGTCGAGGTCGAGCTCGCCAGCGAGTTCCGCTACCGCGACCCGGTGCTCGACCGCTCGACGCTGGTCATCGCGATCAGCCAGTCCGGCGAGACGATGGACACGATCATGGCGCTGCGCCACGCCAAGGAGCAGAAGGCGCGCGTCCTGGCGGTCTGCAACACGAACGGCTCGACGATCCCGCGTGAGTCCGACGGTGTGCTCTACACGCACGCCGGGCCGGAGATCGCGGTCGCCTCGACGAAGGCGTTCGTGACCCAGATCATCGCGGTCTACCTGGTGGGCCTGCACCTCGCGCAGATCCGTGGCATCAAGTACTCCGACGAGGTCGCGGCGATCGTCGACCAGCTCAAGGCGACGCCGGACGCGGTCGCCGAGGTGCTCACCACGATGGAGCCGGTGCGGAAGCTGGCCCGGGACCTGTCCGGGTCGCAGCAGGTGCTGTTCCTCGGACGGCACGTCGGGTTCCCGGTGGCGCTGGAGGGTGCGCTCAAGCTCAAGGAGCTCGCGTACATGCACGCCGAGGGCTTCGCGGCGGGCGAGCTGAAGCACGGTCCGATCTCGCTGATCGACGACGGGGTACCGGTGGTCATCACGGTGCCGTCGCCGCGCGGCCGGAGCCTGCTGCACGACAAGATCGTGTCGAACATCCAGGAAGTGCGGGCCCGGGGCGCGCGGACGATCGTGATCGCCGAAGAGGGCGACCACGCGGTCGAGCCGTACGCCGACCACATCATCCGGGTGCCGCGGACGACGACGCTGCTGGCGCCGCTGACGACGGTGGTGCCGCTGCAGGTGCTGGCGTGCGAGATCGCCGCTGCCCGCGGCAACGACGTCGACCAGCCGCGCAACCTGGCGAAGTCGGTCACGGTCGAGTAG
- a CDS encoding phosphatase PAP2 family protein: MGQSEQQVIERSTTGQPSADRRLLTRLLLALVAACAAAVPVALLAIVVKNVDWPVARLDLSIARGLNEYAADNPWFVDVLDWISTVGHPASFRIGATVAALWLLAVDRPRLALWTLVTTWGGALLGVLLKLLVARARPVLPEAVAHADGYSFPSGHALGAFVGCAVLLLLWLDAERPERKAIPWVVACLGTVAVCFSRLGLGVHYFSDVVGGCVVGLGWVAATTIVFQVWRRESGLPAADVVNTGIEPERAEKDVDNRPLPRWRAAPAEIARALPRLVPFWIGLVVVTAGVGWLVTKVFGESVLGDVDRELPVWFSDHRTTTLDDLTAFGTLLGETTTITIVTAVAFFFARLLYRRWLEPVVILLAVVGEVWGFVLVAWLVDRSRPPVPQLDIAPPTSSYPSGHTAATVACYGVLAVLAARRTRVPRPWLFAGVALAAVVIGVCRIYRGMHHPTDVVAGAAYGAVWLTIVVVVLLRKSPQPEGFTVRKVST; encoded by the coding sequence ATGGGTCAGTCGGAACAACAGGTCATCGAGCGCAGCACGACGGGGCAGCCGTCGGCGGACCGCAGGCTGCTGACGCGCCTCCTGCTCGCGCTGGTCGCCGCGTGCGCGGCCGCGGTGCCGGTGGCGCTGCTCGCGATCGTGGTCAAGAACGTCGACTGGCCGGTCGCGCGGCTCGACCTGTCGATCGCCCGCGGCCTGAACGAGTACGCCGCGGACAACCCGTGGTTCGTCGACGTCCTGGACTGGATCTCCACGGTCGGGCACCCGGCCTCGTTCCGGATCGGCGCCACCGTGGCCGCGCTCTGGCTGCTCGCGGTGGATCGGCCCCGGCTCGCGCTCTGGACGTTGGTGACGACGTGGGGTGGCGCGCTGCTCGGCGTCCTGCTCAAGCTCTTGGTCGCGCGGGCGCGGCCGGTCCTGCCGGAGGCAGTCGCACACGCGGACGGCTACTCGTTCCCCTCCGGGCACGCGCTCGGCGCGTTCGTCGGCTGTGCGGTTCTACTGCTGTTGTGGCTGGACGCGGAGCGGCCCGAGCGGAAGGCGATCCCGTGGGTGGTGGCCTGCCTGGGCACGGTGGCGGTCTGCTTCTCCCGCCTGGGCCTGGGCGTGCACTACTTCAGCGACGTCGTGGGCGGCTGCGTCGTCGGCCTCGGTTGGGTGGCCGCGACGACGATCGTGTTCCAGGTGTGGCGCCGGGAGTCCGGCCTGCCCGCGGCGGACGTGGTGAACACCGGCATCGAGCCCGAACGCGCGGAGAAGGACGTCGACAACCGGCCGCTGCCGCGCTGGCGGGCGGCGCCGGCGGAGATCGCGAGGGCCCTGCCTCGCCTGGTGCCGTTCTGGATCGGCCTGGTCGTGGTCACTGCGGGTGTCGGGTGGCTGGTGACGAAGGTCTTCGGTGAGTCCGTGCTGGGCGACGTCGATCGCGAACTCCCGGTCTGGTTCTCCGACCACCGCACGACGACGCTGGACGATCTGACCGCTTTCGGGACGCTGCTCGGCGAGACCACGACGATCACGATCGTCACCGCGGTCGCGTTCTTCTTCGCCCGGCTGCTCTACCGGCGCTGGCTGGAGCCGGTTGTCATCCTGCTCGCGGTGGTCGGCGAAGTGTGGGGTTTCGTGCTGGTGGCCTGGTTGGTCGACCGGTCGCGCCCGCCGGTGCCGCAGCTCGACATCGCGCCTCCGACCAGCAGTTATCCGTCCGGGCACACCGCGGCGACCGTCGCCTGTTACGGCGTGCTGGCGGTGCTCGCCGCGCGCCGGACCCGGGTTCCGCGGCCCTGGCTGTTCGCCGGCGTCGCGCTCGCGGCCGTCGTCATCGGGGTCTGCCGGATCTACCGCGGCATGCACCATCCGACGGACGTCGTGGCCGGAGCGGCGTACGGCGCGGTGTGGCTGACGATCGTCGTGGTGGTCCTGTTGCGGAAATCACCTCAGCCCGAGGGGTTTACTGTCCGAAAGGTCAGCACTTAG